Part of the Triticum aestivum cultivar Chinese Spring chromosome 4D, IWGSC CS RefSeq v2.1, whole genome shotgun sequence genome is shown below.
GCCGCCGCGCCGCTCATATCGGCGATGACTGTTGAGGAGGAAACCAAGGAGAAATTGCTACAGGGCGCCCACAAAGAGGACCTCGCCAATAAACTCAGTATCGCGAGTGTCGACTCAGACGCTTATGCAGCCGAGCAGAAATCAGTTGGGCCCGATAGCAAGAAGCAGGCCGCTAAGGATGTCGTCGATAACACAAGCTATATTATGGGTGCTGTGCCTGAGAAGAAACCTGAAAGTAAAAGCGACGAGAAGAAACTCAAGGAGGAGGCCAAGGTCATCGCTCAAGTCAAAGGAGAGACGAACTACGAGGATGCCGCCGCTGAGCAGAATGCCAAGGAGGAGAAGAAATCCAAACTCAAGAGTGACAACTCCGAGGATGATGATgctgagaagaaggagaagaaatcaAAAAACaaagacgacgacgaggacaaAGAGAAGAAATCTAAAAATAAGGATGATGACGATGTTGAGAAAAAGGAGAAGAATTCCAAAAGCAAAGACGAGGACTCTATATATGACACCGAGAAGAAATCCAAAAacaaggatgatgatgatgatgatgatgatgagaagaaAGATAACAAGTCTAAAagcaaggacgacgacgacgacaatgatgatgatgatgagaagaaagagaagaaattgAAAAacaaggatgatgacgatgatgatgagaagaaagaaaagaaattggAAAacaaggatgatgacgatgatgagaaGAAATCCAAAGAAAAAAGCGACTCGTCCGAGGATGATGATGCCGAGAAGAAATCTAAAAGCAAGAGCGAGTCCTACGAGGACGACGATGACAATAAGAAATCCAAAAGCAAAAACAAGGCATCAGAGGAAGATTTTGATGCCGTCCCCATGGAGGTCAAGGCCGATGAATCTATGCCAGCTGTCGACACGCCCGACGGGTACCAAGCGCCAATGACCAAGACCAAGCCACAGTTGCCCGCGGCCGACACACCCGACGGCCACACCGCGCCGACCACGGCCCAACCAAATATGTCTGCAGCAGACACTCCCGACGGCTATGCCATGCCGACAACAAAGATGTCAGCGACTGACACACCAGACGACTATGTCACGCCGAGCAAGGCCCAGCCGGCGATGTCCGCGACCGACTCACCCGACGGCAACGTCCCGGCGACCGACTCACCCGATGGCAACGTCCCCGCGACCGACTCGCCCGACGGTAACGTCCAAGCGACCGACTCGCCCGACGGCAACGTCCAAGCGACCGACTCGCCCGACGGCTACGCGACGCCGACGAAGCCCGAGGTGGACGTGCAGTCCTACTCGGAGACGGTGCCCCAGCCGGTGCTCCGGATGCTGAGCCCGCTGGTGAAGTCCATGTGCGCCAGGACGAGCTACCCGTACGAGTGCGAGGCATCGATCGCCAGGctgccggagacgacggcggtACCAGGGCGGCAGAAGAACCTCTTGGGCGTGCTGACCCTGGCCATAGATGCCGTGCGCGCGAAGATCGTGGAGGCGAAGAACGCGGCCACGGACGTGTCCAAGGACCCGCACGTGGACAAGCTCGCCAAGGGCGCCGTCAAAGACTGCATCAGTAATTACGACG
Proteins encoded:
- the LOC123099792 gene encoding DNA ligase 1-like yields the protein MASSPNFSPHHRHPVPMITMRAQLAPALLLLLLMVAAAPLISAMTVEEETKEKLLQGAHKEDLANKLSIASVDSDAYAAEQKSVGPDSKKQAAKDVVDNTSYIMGAVPEKKPESKSDEKKLKEEAKVIAQVKGETNYEDAAAEQNAKEEKKSKLKSDNSEDDDAEKKEKKSKNKDDDEDKEKKSKNKDDDDVEKKEKNSKSKDEDSIYDTEKKSKNKDDDDDDDDEKKDNKSKSKDDDDDNDDDDEKKEKKLKNKDDDDDDEKKEKKLENKDDDDDEKKSKEKSDSSEDDDAEKKSKSKSESYEDDDDNKKSKSKNKASEEDFDAVPMEVKADESMPAVDTPDGYQAPMTKTKPQLPAADTPDGHTAPTTAQPNMSAADTPDGYAMPTTKMSATDTPDDYVTPSKAQPAMSATDSPDGNVPATDSPDGNVPATDSPDGNVQATDSPDGNVQATDSPDGYATPTKPEVDVQSYSETVPQPVLRMLSPLVKSMCARTSYPYECEASIARLPETTAVPGRQKNLLGVLTLAIDAVRAKIVEAKNAATDVSKDPHVDKLAKGAVKDCISNYDDMNYEFDSALTALKRGDKGTAGSALDAARTAVDTCDEGFLDRPQLKPILGGYEKVLAELSSNVLAINANGKKY